The nucleotide sequence CTCTGGTATGGAGGCAGAGTTAGTATACAAGCAACGTTGTTGCCTTCAGGCGAGTCCTTCTCTTTAGAAAAGTAGCCGACGAGATGAGCGCCATGCTTGTCAACTTCacacaaaatgtaaaaaagaaaTTGCTCTATATCAAAATAAAGAGTTTTGTGATCTAGAAATAGCTTTGCCAGTAAACATAGGTTTTGACAGTATATTTTATGCTCCTTACCGTCCGCCTCAAAGATTGCTATTGTACCTTTTCGATAGATTTCGCTTCCTTGCGGTTGCCGCGCTGTACACTCGCTCAAATGATACCTGTATGTCTTTTCCATCCTCATATACTTGAGACAATATTCACAAATCCACAGTTTCGCCTGTTTTCCATACTCATCCGGGTAGGGGCTGAAATACCACGTGTCTATTTCGTATTTTCCGATTTGAATCCTGTCGATGTATTTGACTTTGGTAATAGCTTCGTGTTCTTTCTCCAGGGCCGCTGTTGTGGGGTCCATTTCAGCGTACGACTTCTGTACATGGTTAATTTCGTCATGTTTACGTTTTTGATTGCGCGTTATTTTGCGGCCGGACTTGTCGGTGAGCAAATGATCGGAGTTTATGTTATTATTGGAGTTCTCGCATACGTCAAATCTATCGGACATTACCCGGTGGCGCGAAACCCACTCGTCAAGTCTTCGATCGTAACCAACATAGTGCACATAATATTCATAACACGATTCCGCGGCGTTGTACCGCGTCTGTATTATCTCAGCCGGGTGCCATGACTCATCCGAACGCCGCACTAAATAATGCTCTCCGATATCCAAAGGTTGCTCCTGTGTGGACTCCGAGTCTTCGTTGTCGGTGCTACGGCACTCTGTATTTGGTAATTCATTGTTCACTATTGGTTTTTCCAACTCTTTATCACCTTTAGCCATATTCAACAAAAACCATTTATCGAATCACGCAATACCGCGCAACTATTCTCCAGCCATGCCATTTCTTCCATAGACAAATAGAAATGTCTGTCC is from Maniola jurtina chromosome 14, ilManJurt1.1, whole genome shotgun sequence and encodes:
- the LOC123872117 gene encoding histone acetyltransferase KAT8-like, which produces MAKGDKELEKPIVNNELPNTECRSTDNEDSESTQEQPLDIGEHYLVRRSDESWHPAEIIQTRYNAAESCYEYYVHYVGYDRRLDEWVSRHRVMSDRFDVCENSNNNINSDHLLTDKSGRKITRNQKRKHDEINHVQKSYAEMDPTTAALEKEHEAITKVKYIDRIQIGKYEIDTWYFSPYPDEYGKQAKLWICEYCLKYMRMEKTYRYHLSECTARQPQGSEIYRKGTIAIFEADGKEHKIYCQNLCLLAKLFLDHKTLYFDIEQFLFYILCEVDKHGAHLVGYFSKEKDSPEGNNVACILTLPPYQRQGYGKLLIAFSYELSRLEQVVGSPEKPLSDLGKLSYRSYWSYVLLEVLSASRGTLSIKDLSQMTGISQTDIISTLQSMNMVKYWKGQHVICVTPKIVAEQLASSHFKKPRLCVDPSALRWTPPNKQGNSTKAKK